Genomic window (Salinibacterium sp. M195):
TCGCCGGGCGCCCAAGTTCGGGCCCTTCCTCATCATCGGTGGTGGCGTCGGCGCGATCGTGACGTTCATTCTCACGATGTCGTTTCCTGCCGACCCCGGAGTCGGATTCGGTGCGCTCTTCGGCTACTTCAGCCTGTTTGGCGTTCCGGCCGGGGTGGCTATCGGCGCCGTCGTCGTGCTGATTGTCGACCGGGTGTCGATTCGTCGTTCCCGCGCAGCAACAGTCGAACACGAAACTGTTGAGCCTGAGTCCTATGAAGGCACCCTCGAGAACTAAGCCCGCAGCAGCGCTAGCTCAGTTGGCTTTTTTCGAGCCAGTCGAGATAAGCGGGCGTGATGTTGCCGGAGATGTATTCGCCGGTGAAGCAGCTCATTTCGAGCGCTGACACGTTGGAGCCTTCGATGATCGCGGCTTGCATGTCTGCGACCTCCTGGTAGATGAGGGCGTCAGCACTCATCTCCATGGCGATCTCGGGAATCTTGCGCCCGTGGGCGACAAGTTCGGCCCGGGTGGGCATGTTGATGCCGTAGACGTGGGGGTAGCGAACGGGCGGTGCAGCCGACGTGAAGGTGACCTTGTTGGCGCCAGCCTCGCGAGCCATCTGCACGATCTCTTTCGAGGTGGTGCCCCGCACGATTGAGTCGTCCACGATCAGGATGTTCTTGCCCTTGAACTCGCTGCTCATCGCGTTCAGCTTCTGCTTGACGCTCTTCTTGCGTTCGGCCTGGCCGGGCATGATGAAGGTGCGGCCCACGTAGCGGTTCTTGTAGAACCCTTCGCGGTACTCAACGCCAAGCTTCTGAGCGACCTGCATCGCAGCCGGGCGCGAGGAGTCAGGAATAGGCATGACGACGTCGATGTCGCCCATGGGGGTGAACTTGGCGATGGTGTCGGCAAGCTTGTTGCCCAACCGCAATCGCGCCTCATAGACGGAGATGCCGTTCATGATCGAGTCTGGGCGAGCCAGATAGACATATTCGAACGAGCAAGGAATCAGCACCGGAGCCTTGGCGCACTGCTTGGAGAACATTTCGCCGTCTGGCGTAATGAAGATCGCTTCGCCGGGGGCAACATCCCGCACCAGTTCGTAACCAGCACTCTCGAGTACGAGAGATTCGGATGCCACGATCCATTCGTAACCGACAAGACCAGTCTGGCGGCGACCCAAAACCAGGGGGCGGATGCCGTAGGGGTCACGGAACGCAAGCAAACCGTGGCCAGCGATAAGTGCGATCGCGGCATAGGAGCCCTCGACGCGGTCGTGCACACGCTCGATGGCGGTGAAGACCTGTTCGGGGTCGAGGTCGTTCCCCGAAACCTGCTCTTGAAGTTCGTTCGCCAACACGTTGACGAGCAGTTCGGTGTCGCTCGTAGTGTTGAGATGGCGGCGGTCGATGCGGAACAGTTCGTCAGTGAGCTGCTGCGTGTTCGTCAGGTTGCCGTTGTGAACGAGGATGATGCCGTAGGGCGCGTTCACATAGAACGGCTGAGCTTCGTTCTCGTTGAAGGCGTTGCCTTTGGTGGCGTAGCGCACGTGGCCGAGGCCCGAGGTGCCGACGAGGTTGCGCATATCTCGAGTGCGGTAGGCCTCACGTACTTGTCCGTTGGCCTTCTGCAAATGCAGGGTGCTGCCGTCGGCAGTTGCTATGCCTGTGGAGTCTTGACCGCGGTGCTG
Coding sequences:
- a CDS encoding DUF3169 family protein, with amino-acid sequence MSITPEHEPAASEPQQPEPQQPEPQQPELQPSAAQPEQSSEAATVRETVLTRSVESGDARIRRAPKFGPFLIIGGGVGAIVTFILTMSFPADPGVGFGALFGYFSLFGVPAGVAIGAVVVLIVDRVSIRRSRAATVEHETVEPESYEGTLEN
- the purF gene encoding amidophosphoribosyltransferase, with translation MCGIVGIVSSQPVNQQVYDALLLLQHRGQDSTGIATADGSTLHLQKANGQVREAYRTRDMRNLVGTSGLGHVRYATKGNAFNENEAQPFYVNAPYGIILVHNGNLTNTQQLTDELFRIDRRHLNTTSDTELLVNVLANELQEQVSGNDLDPEQVFTAIERVHDRVEGSYAAIALIAGHGLLAFRDPYGIRPLVLGRRQTGLVGYEWIVASESLVLESAGYELVRDVAPGEAIFITPDGEMFSKQCAKAPVLIPCSFEYVYLARPDSIMNGISVYEARLRLGNKLADTIAKFTPMGDIDVVMPIPDSSRPAAMQVAQKLGVEYREGFYKNRYVGRTFIMPGQAERKKSVKQKLNAMSSEFKGKNILIVDDSIVRGTTSKEIVQMAREAGANKVTFTSAAPPVRYPHVYGINMPTRAELVAHGRKIPEIAMEMSADALIYQEVADMQAAIIEGSNVSALEMSCFTGEYISGNITPAYLDWLEKSQLS